Proteins from a genomic interval of Nitrososphaerota archaeon:
- a CDS encoding nucleotidyltransferase domain-containing protein produces the protein MDKRFMGILEERRKIREEAINKAREFTEEVRKRLGKVTSILIGSYARGDFNEWSDIDIVLISPSFPDNILKRYDLLIDYGIMIPNIELILLKPEEALKLASKKGITIEDVINNGIVLIDDLEIIDELKKLLKS, from the coding sequence ATGGATAAAAGATTTATGGGAATTCTTGAAGAAAGAAGGAAAATAAGAGAAGAAGCTATAAATAAAGCTAGAGAATTTACAGAAGAAGTAAGAAAAAGATTAGGTAAAGTAACATCAATTTTAATAGGTTCATATGCCAGAGGAGATTTTAATGAATGGAGTGATATCGATATAGTATTAATAAGTCCTTCTTTTCCTGATAATATATTAAAAAGATATGATTTATTAATTGATTATGGAATAATGATTCCAAATATTGAATTAATATTATTAAAACCTGAAGAAGCTTTAAAACTTGCAAGTAAAAAAGGAATTACTATAGAGGATGTTATAAATAATGGAATAGTATTAATTGATGATTTAGAAATAATAGACGAACTTAAGAAATTATTGAAAAGTTGA
- a CDS encoding translation initiation factor 1A has protein sequence MGKRKIVSEEELEEPIELGPGDVYGIVNKLLGFDRVIVDCSDGKQRICRIRGQLKRRIWIKEGDLVAVSPWDFQRDSRGDIFWRFTKNQAIKIAKKGELPDFLRKRIEGAE, from the coding sequence ATGGGAAAGAGGAAGATAGTCTCAGAAGAGGAATTAGAAGAGCCTATTGAACTAGGGCCAGGGGATGTTTATGGAATAGTGAATAAACTACTTGGTTTTGATAGAGTAATAGTTGATTGTTCTGATGGAAAACAAAGGATATGTAGAATAAGAGGACAACTTAAGAGAAGAATATGGATAAAAGAAGGTGATTTAGTAGCTGTTTCACCATGGGATTTTCAAAGAGATAGTAGAGGCGATATTTTTTGGAGATTTACAAAAAATCAAGCTATAAAAATAGCTAAAAAAGGAGAATTACCAGATTTTTTGCGTAAAAGAATAGAGGGTGCTGAATGA
- a CDS encoding HEPN domain-containing protein, with the protein MDIEEYERWIKSAEKTLQSAKGDLEREDYNWACFKAQQAAEKALKAFLYGLGKPKKGHLLIQLLDEIGKMKFEIKNIREDCIRLDKYYIPTRYPNAWPSSFPEELYTKGEAEEAIERAKRVIKWIKDLWEFLKKEGK; encoded by the coding sequence ATGGATATTGAAGAATATGAAAGATGGATAAAAAGTGCAGAAAAAACTCTTCAATCTGCAAAAGGAGATTTAGAAAGAGAAGATTATAATTGGGCATGTTTTAAAGCTCAACAAGCTGCAGAAAAAGCATTAAAAGCATTTCTTTATGGATTAGGAAAACCAAAAAAAGGACATTTACTAATTCAATTATTAGATGAGATAGGAAAAATGAAGTTTGAAATTAAAAATATAAGAGAAGATTGTATAAGATTAGACAAATATTATATACCAACAAGGTATCCCAATGCTTGGCCTTCTAGTTTTCCAGAAGAGCTTTATACAAAAGGAGAAGCTGAAGAAGCAATAGAAAGAGCTAAAAGGGTGATAAAATGGATAAAAGATTTATGGGAATTCTTGAAGAAAGAAGGAAAATAA
- a CDS encoding glycosyltransferase, which yields MLLELFFDIISFFQIFIIDFIEWLKSISFINLLLLLWPYILIDFSRSVGKSIILLFHSIFSKKEEEIPREWPKISIIIPARNEEKFIRNSIQSVLEADYPNKEIIVIDDGSIDRTFEIASFYIPKGVKVFKRNVSSGSKALAINYGIAHSTGDIILSIDADTIIEYKSLKELIRKFNDPKVLAVSGNVRILTGESGKKNILTKFQAYEYLLSMETGRRYASLLNTLLIIPGAMGAFRRKECYEMGLFDRDTITEDFDITIKIRKIGKIVFAEKAISWTYCPDEWKKWIRQRIRWSYGQIETLWKHRNALLKYHFSTPFVAAFYDMIFMDIILLFIRLLWTPYLLISHINIFPYLMILTFILYLFNEAIIAITAGLLSPRKEDLKYSYLIPLMIIFYRPFYGIIRFIAYIKWILKRKAKW from the coding sequence ATGTTATTAGAATTGTTTTTTGATATAATTTCATTCTTTCAAATTTTTATAATAGATTTTATTGAATGGCTTAAATCTATATCTTTTATAAATTTATTATTATTACTTTGGCCATATATTTTAATAGATTTTTCTCGCTCAGTTGGAAAAAGCATTATTTTATTATTTCATTCAATTTTTTCTAAAAAAGAAGAAGAAATACCAAGAGAATGGCCTAAAATATCAATTATAATTCCTGCAAGAAATGAAGAAAAATTTATTCGCAATTCTATTCAATCAGTTTTAGAAGCAGATTATCCAAATAAAGAAATTATAGTTATTGATGATGGTTCTATTGATAGAACTTTTGAAATAGCATCTTTTTATATTCCTAAAGGAGTTAAAGTTTTTAAACGCAATGTTTCAAGTGGATCAAAAGCTTTAGCTATTAATTATGGAATTGCACATTCTACAGGAGATATAATACTTTCTATAGATGCTGATACAATAATTGAATATAAATCTCTTAAAGAATTAATAAGAAAATTTAACGATCCAAAAGTATTAGCTGTTTCAGGGAATGTTAGAATTTTAACTGGTGAAAGTGGAAAGAAAAATATTTTAACAAAATTTCAAGCATATGAATATTTATTATCTATGGAAACAGGAAGAAGATATGCTTCATTACTTAATACTCTTCTTATTATACCTGGTGCAATGGGTGCTTTTAGACGTAAAGAATGTTATGAAATGGGATTGTTTGATAGAGATACTATCACAGAAGATTTTGATATAACCATAAAAATAAGAAAAATTGGAAAAATTGTTTTTGCTGAAAAAGCAATTAGTTGGACTTATTGCCCAGATGAATGGAAAAAATGGATTCGTCAAAGGATTAGATGGTCTTATGGTCAAATAGAAACTTTATGGAAGCATAGAAATGCTCTTTTAAAATATCATTTTTCAACCCCATTTGTTGCAGCTTTTTATGATATGATTTTCATGGATATAATATTATTATTTATAAGACTTTTATGGACACCATATCTTTTAATATCACATATCAATATTTTTCCATATTTAATGATTTTAACATTTATTTTATATTTATTTAATGAAGCAATTATTGCAATTACAGCAGGATTATTATCTCCTAGAAAAGAAGATTTAAAATATTCATATCTTATTCCATTAATGATTATTTTCTATAGACCTTTTTATGGTATAATTCGTTTTATAGCTTATATTAAATGGATTTTAAAAAGAAAAGCTAAATGGTAA
- a CDS encoding helix-turn-helix domain-containing protein has translation MGLLNKLFGPSIYLLVLDMFIENPDKMINLREISRLVNKNPGSVTRVISKLVKNGFLKQTKIGKVSYVYNLNIENEKVKLLIEFYKKLKEIEEKEIK, from the coding sequence ATGGGATTATTAAATAAATTATTTGGTCCTTCAATATATTTATTAGTATTAGATATGTTTATTGAAAATCCAGATAAAATGATTAATTTAAGAGAAATTTCAAGATTAGTAAATAAAAATCCTGGAAGCGTTACAAGAGTAATTTCTAAGCTTGTAAAAAATGGGTTTTTAAAACAAACAAAAATTGGAAAAGTTTCATATGTTTATAATCTTAATATAGAAAATGAGAAAGTAAAATTATTAATTGAATTTTATAAAAAATTAAAAGAAATAGAAGAAAAAGAAATAAAATAA
- a CDS encoding V4R domain-containing protein has protein sequence MSKRFIPKEIFSGAYSPNRKIVEFSFKLKNVPGVIEKISSEMAKHRINILSGFHVAYPDKEEAIWSFFADFTNADIETKDIIEKIRSMNTILDMNFNEGRINGLLIDNFHFPLLVLNERSITLRVDSMASIIKRLYEVFGTGGATILYEMGMELGENAVKKTKEKYNIKGIEVLKAILIERITKGWGIPELEEFNEEKSISRIRVYELFECMPFKGMKKEASSYFFKGYLTGILKNLFNKEIEIIEEKCVAKGDPYCLFITK, from the coding sequence ATGAGTAAAAGATTTATTCCAAAAGAAATTTTTTCTGGAGCTTATTCTCCTAATAGAAAAATTGTAGAATTTTCTTTCAAGCTTAAGAATGTACCAGGAGTAATTGAAAAAATTTCAAGTGAAATGGCTAAACATAGAATAAATATATTATCTGGTTTTCATGTTGCATATCCAGATAAAGAAGAAGCAATATGGAGCTTTTTTGCTGATTTTACAAATGCTGATATTGAAACAAAGGATATTATTGAAAAAATTAGGAGTATGAATACTATATTAGATATGAATTTTAATGAAGGAAGAATTAATGGATTATTAATTGATAATTTTCATTTTCCTTTATTAGTTTTAAATGAAAGAAGCATTACTCTCCGAGTTGATAGTATGGCAAGTATAATAAAAAGGCTTTATGAAGTATTTGGTACAGGAGGAGCTACAATATTATACGAAATGGGAATGGAACTTGGTGAAAATGCTGTTAAAAAAACAAAAGAAAAATATAATATAAAAGGAATTGAAGTATTAAAAGCAATTCTTATTGAAAGAATTACTAAAGGATGGGGAATTCCAGAATTAGAAGAATTTAATGAAGAAAAATCTATATCTAGAATTAGAGTTTACGAATTATTTGAATGTATGCCTTTTAAAGGAATGAAAAAAGAAGCAAGTAGTTATTTCTTTAAAGGATATTTAACAGGAATATTAAAAAATTTATTCAATAAAGAAATTGAAATTATTGAAGAAAAATGTGTAGCTAAAGGAGATCCATATTGCTTATTTATAACAAAATAA
- a CDS encoding KH domain-containing protein — protein sequence MENFNKKSFIVNIPLERVGVLIGTSGNVKSRIEKELNVSLSIDSKEGVVTITLLSKNDPSKLFRAKDIVLAIGRGFSPERAFKLFDENTFLRIIDLESILGRNKNTLRRIKGRIIGAGGKTRRIIEEYTKTFISVYGHTVSIIGDMEGLQIAEEAINRLINGAQHSSVYRFLNEYAHKRKFKKILSY from the coding sequence ATGGAGAATTTTAATAAAAAAAGTTTTATTGTTAATATTCCATTAGAAAGAGTGGGAGTATTAATAGGAACAAGTGGTAATGTAAAATCTAGAATAGAAAAAGAGTTAAACGTATCATTATCAATAGATAGTAAAGAGGGGGTAGTAACCATTACTTTACTTTCTAAAAACGATCCAAGCAAACTTTTTAGAGCTAAAGATATAGTATTAGCAATTGGTAGAGGATTTTCTCCAGAAAGAGCTTTTAAGCTTTTTGATGAGAATACTTTTTTAAGAATAATAGATTTAGAATCGATTTTAGGTAGGAATAAAAATACTTTAAGGAGAATTAAAGGTAGAATAATTGGAGCCGGAGGAAAAACAAGAAGAATAATTGAAGAATATACTAAAACATTTATTTCAGTATACGGGCATACAGTATCTATAATAGGAGACATGGAAGGTTTACAGATTGCAGAAGAAGCTATAAATAGACTTATTAATGGTGCTCAACATAGTAGTGTATATCGTTTTTTAAATGAATATGCTCATAAAAGAAAATTTAAAAAAATACTAAGTTATTAG
- a CDS encoding V4R domain-containing protein — MNKKEEIYEIKRIKNKAYIKQLNQRVIIIRAKTFVNLQKAIESILNEEAKALLYEAGINAGKDTAKTLIKKFKNKDFFKELSKFYSSNGCGVFKIKKINIDPNKGGYIQIEQSFIAEEYGKSEKPVCDFLAGYFVGMLEEIYKKEYTCEEIKCIAKGDKYCEFKIEVV, encoded by the coding sequence TTGAATAAAAAAGAAGAAATTTATGAAATTAAAAGAATAAAAAATAAAGCATACATAAAACAATTAAATCAAAGAGTGATAATAATACGTGCTAAAACTTTTGTAAATTTACAAAAAGCAATAGAATCAATATTAAATGAAGAAGCTAAAGCTTTATTATATGAAGCAGGTATAAATGCTGGAAAAGATACTGCTAAAACACTTATTAAAAAATTTAAGAATAAAGATTTTTTTAAAGAATTAAGTAAATTCTATAGTTCAAATGGATGTGGAGTTTTTAAAATAAAGAAAATAAATATAGATCCTAATAAAGGAGGATATATACAAATAGAACAATCTTTTATTGCAGAAGAATATGGAAAATCAGAAAAGCCAGTATGCGATTTTTTAGCAGGATATTTTGTAGGAATGCTTGAAGAAATTTATAAAAAAGAATATACATGTGAAGAAATAAAATGTATTGCAAAAGGAGATAAATATTGTGAATTTAAAATTGAAGTAGTTTAA
- a CDS encoding aspartate kinase — MRIVMKFGGSILKDKESILNVAKTIYEYSKENELVIVVSALKGVTDFLIKISEEAINGNEKIIKERINDLRKKHLEIIKETIKNENIKREIEVIIEELINELEKILIGVTYLREITPRIKDHILSFGEKLSTPIIYGILKDIGLKVKYHSGGEAGIITDSNFGEAKPLMNVTKYQVREKLLPLLDKGIIPIISGFIAFNQEGIITTLGRGGSDYTATIIGSAIKADEVWIWTDVDGLMTADPKIVPSAKTLNEISFLEAIEMAVFGAKYMHPKALEPAMEENIPVRIRNLFNPENPGTLITKDVKIIESKIVKAVTSINDVALITVSGVGMIGTPGIAAKIFDTLGKNNINILMISQSVSEANISLIIKRKDLERAITAFETSILRKDFIQNIETEEDISVIAVVGAGMKGTPGVAARVFNAVAKKGVNVRMIAQGSSELNISFVVKEKDSEKAVQAIHEEFELDKL; from the coding sequence ATGAGAATAGTAATGAAATTTGGTGGAAGCATTCTAAAAGATAAAGAATCTATTTTAAATGTAGCAAAAACAATATATGAATATTCTAAAGAAAATGAATTAGTAATAGTTGTTTCAGCATTAAAAGGGGTTACTGATTTTTTAATAAAAATTTCTGAAGAAGCAATTAATGGAAATGAAAAAATTATTAAAGAAAGAATTAATGATTTAAGAAAAAAGCATTTAGAAATAATTAAAGAAACTATTAAAAATGAGAATATAAAAAGGGAGATAGAAGTAATAATTGAAGAATTAATAAATGAATTGGAAAAGATTCTTATAGGAGTAACGTACTTAAGGGAAATAACACCTAGAATAAAAGATCATATATTATCATTTGGAGAAAAATTATCTACTCCAATTATTTATGGAATTTTAAAAGATATTGGATTAAAAGTTAAATATCATTCTGGTGGAGAAGCTGGGATAATAACAGATTCGAATTTTGGAGAAGCTAAACCGCTTATGAATGTAACAAAATACCAAGTAAGAGAGAAATTACTTCCTTTATTAGATAAAGGGATAATACCAATTATAAGTGGATTTATTGCTTTTAATCAAGAAGGAATAATCACGACTCTTGGGAGAGGGGGGTCAGATTATACTGCAACTATAATTGGATCAGCTATAAAAGCTGATGAAGTATGGATATGGACAGACGTAGATGGATTAATGACAGCAGATCCAAAAATTGTACCCTCTGCAAAAACTTTAAATGAAATATCATTTTTAGAAGCAATAGAAATGGCTGTTTTTGGAGCAAAATATATGCATCCAAAAGCATTAGAGCCTGCAATGGAAGAAAATATTCCTGTTAGAATAAGAAATTTATTTAATCCAGAAAATCCCGGAACATTAATAACTAAAGATGTTAAAATTATTGAAAGTAAAATAGTAAAAGCTGTAACATCGATAAATGATGTAGCATTAATAACTGTTAGTGGTGTAGGAATGATAGGCACTCCTGGAATAGCTGCAAAAATATTTGATACTCTTGGAAAAAATAATATAAATATATTAATGATTTCTCAAAGTGTATCAGAAGCAAATATTTCATTAATTATTAAAAGAAAAGATTTAGAAAGAGCAATAACTGCATTTGAAACATCAATTCTTAGAAAAGACTTTATACAAAATATTGAAACAGAAGAAGATATAAGTGTCATCGCGGTAGTAGGAGCAGGAATGAAAGGAACACCTGGAGTAGCTGCAAGAGTTTTTAATGCGGTTGCTAAAAAAGGAGTAAACGTAAGAATGATAGCTCAAGGCTCTTCCGAATTGAATATTTCATTCGTAGTAAAAGAGAAAGATTCTGAAAAAGCTGTTCAAGCAATACACGAAGAATTTGAATTAGATAAATTATAG
- a CDS encoding serine protein kinase RIO — MKIDKIEKKIRQKEYLLDREQRYLRKRSELNEVLEEVFDKLTLMTIYDLMKSGEIKEFYGVLSAGKESRVYLALGKEGKIAVKIYLVLSAEFKRNRILYVSSDPRFKKIPKDFREFIYLWARREFNNLEKAYQAMIKVPKPLFVKNNVLGMSFMGINDTPYPKLVELSLSKDEYDEIYKQVLENIFKLYNNAGLIHGDLSEYNIFIDENLNPIFMDFSQAVLSTHPLANDLLHRDIKNITKFFNKKGVATINEEEIFDWIVGAKNGEF; from the coding sequence ATGAAAATCGATAAAATTGAGAAAAAAATAAGACAGAAAGAATATTTGTTAGATAGAGAACAAAGGTATTTAAGAAAAAGATCAGAATTAAATGAAGTATTAGAAGAAGTATTTGATAAGCTTACATTAATGACAATATATGATTTAATGAAAAGTGGAGAAATAAAAGAATTTTATGGAGTTTTAAGTGCTGGAAAAGAATCTAGAGTTTATTTAGCATTAGGGAAAGAAGGTAAAATAGCTGTGAAAATATATTTAGTTTTAAGTGCTGAATTTAAAAGAAATAGGATACTTTATGTTTCTTCAGATCCTAGATTTAAAAAAATACCAAAAGATTTTCGTGAATTTATATATCTTTGGGCTAGAAGAGAATTTAATAATTTAGAAAAAGCATATCAAGCTATGATAAAAGTTCCTAAACCATTATTTGTTAAAAATAATGTTCTTGGAATGAGTTTTATGGGAATTAATGACACACCATATCCTAAATTAGTTGAATTGTCTTTATCAAAAGATGAATATGATGAAATTTATAAACAAGTTTTAGAAAATATTTTTAAATTGTATAATAATGCAGGATTAATTCATGGAGATTTAAGTGAATATAATATATTTATTGATGAAAATTTAAATCCTATTTTTATGGATTTTTCGCAAGCAGTATTATCTACGCATCCTCTTGCAAATGATCTTCTTCATAGAGATATAAAAAATATAACAAAGTTTTTTAATAAAAAAGGAGTAGCTACTATTAATGAAGAAGAGATTTTCGATTGGATTGTAGGGGCGAAAAATGGAGAATTTTAA
- a CDS encoding zinc ribbon domain-containing protein: MYSYKIVKGELIFNNAADAKKIDELINEWHSVVIQYANMYAKIERFIEIPTRLPENLKKTAKEYAEQLVKQNGKHCIFADSKKAKEIKEDIEKKIKNAENIVSKKAIKHLKKKKIIAINNNFIKLERNYVRSNDGFKTVILTTLEKYKTINAWFRCKRKQLLIEALNSPKRTKHFKAIEVCDPLIKKEDNRYFLIFPIRKLVKLSTIEELSNELDEGFNILSIDINLDDVCYAIYKVNTNNYKRIFIDRIKWNIAEWIRVKQIDAYAKERYKTLAKRLWKKLKLKNLGICQRISNEIVKNALKYNVKAIIYEDLNNEFKNKSKDFNYKIRRWFYRKILNYLINSANWNGIATIYVDPENTSKICPKCNNELKEYDGFHYLECKNCGYKDDRDHIAVANITKKFLKLLLNSKSLEGEGLRTQPKTLLQAR; encoded by the coding sequence ATGTATTCATATAAAATAGTTAAGGGGGAGTTAATATTCAATAATGCTGCCGATGCTAAAAAGATTGATGAGTTAATAAATGAATGGCATAGTGTAGTGATACAGTATGCAAATATGTATGCTAAAATTGAAAGATTCATTGAAATTCCAACAAGATTGCCAGAAAATTTAAAGAAAACTGCAAAGGAATATGCTGAGCAATTAGTTAAACAAAATGGAAAGCATTGTATTTTTGCTGATTCTAAAAAAGCTAAAGAAATTAAAGAAGATATTGAAAAGAAAATAAAGAATGCAGAGAACATTGTAAGTAAAAAAGCAATAAAGCATTTAAAGAAGAAAAAGATTATTGCAATAAACAATAATTTCATTAAATTAGAAAGAAATTATGTTAGATCAAATGATGGCTTTAAAACTGTAATATTAACAACATTAGAGAAATATAAAACAATAAATGCATGGTTTAGATGTAAAAGAAAACAATTGCTAATTGAAGCATTGAATTCACCAAAAAGAACAAAACACTTTAAAGCTATTGAAGTTTGTGATCCTTTAATAAAGAAAGAAGATAATAGATATTTCTTAATATTTCCAATAAGAAAGCTAGTAAAATTATCAACTATTGAAGAATTATCTAATGAACTTGATGAAGGATTTAATATTCTAAGCATAGATATAAACTTGGATGATGTTTGCTATGCTATATACAAAGTAAATACTAATAATTACAAAAGAATTTTCATTGATAGAATTAAATGGAATATTGCAGAATGGATTAGAGTAAAACAAATAGATGCATATGCAAAAGAAAGATATAAAACGCTTGCAAAAAGATTATGGAAGAAATTAAAACTTAAAAATCTTGGAATTTGTCAAAGAATTTCTAATGAAATTGTTAAAAATGCTTTAAAATACAATGTAAAAGCAATAATATACGAGGATTTAAACAATGAATTTAAAAATAAAAGCAAAGATTTCAATTATAAAATAAGAAGATGGTTCTATAGAAAAATTTTAAATTATCTAATAAATTCTGCAAATTGGAATGGAATAGCAACGATTTATGTTGATCCAGAAAATACTTCAAAAATTTGCCCAAAATGCAATAATGAACTTAAAGAATACGATGGATTTCATTATTTAGAATGCAAAAATTGTGGATATAAAGATGATAGAGATCATATAGCAGTTGCTAATATTACAAAAAAGTTTTTAAAGCTCCTTTTAAACTCTAAGAGTCTGGAAGGAGAAGGTCTTAGAACTCAACCCAAAACCCTCCTTCAAGCAAGATGA
- a CDS encoding signal peptidase I, which yields MKKINKETIIEIIIFFLIAISPLYTWEIAKIVLHNPYPIQVVEGNSMSPTLNVGDIILIENVNPKDITNGTIISFYSPIGGVYTHRVIGVEIMSDKYYFRTKGDALDSPDSWLIPENYVIGKVIARIPLIGYLILIPRIYLALFFMIIIAIDVIYVFYLKKILRKKKMM from the coding sequence ATGAAAAAAATAAATAAAGAAACGATAATAGAAATAATAATTTTTTTCTTAATTGCTATTTCTCCATTATATACTTGGGAAATAGCTAAAATAGTGCTTCACAATCCATATCCTATACAAGTAGTTGAAGGTAACAGCATGTCTCCTACATTAAACGTGGGAGATATAATTTTAATTGAAAACGTTAATCCAAAAGATATTACTAATGGCACTATAATTTCTTTCTATAGTCCTATAGGTGGAGTTTATACCCATAGAGTTATAGGAGTAGAGATAATGAGTGATAAATACTATTTTAGAACTAAAGGAGATGCTCTTGATTCACCAGATTCTTGGCTCATTCCTGAAAATTATGTTATAGGAAAAGTAATAGCAAGAATACCTTTAATAGGATATTTAATTCTTATACCTAGAATTTATTTAGCATTATTTTTTATGATTATAATTGCAATAGATGTCATTTATGTTTTTTATCTAAAGAAAATTTTAAGAAAGAAGAAAATGATGTAA
- a CDS encoding signal peptidase I — protein sequence MKFIKFRALSIIFIILIILFTTLLSSSILSFFQIYFFGSGLGNSMCPTLKQGDLVLMIPYQILKIFNVKPHVNDIIVYKSPMDGKLICHRIIEINNDRIITKGDFNHAIDPYTIYEENIIAIVPQFFNIPLHIPFLGFVFYELNSNLFFKALSLFILITLEIFLTFILIKEY from the coding sequence ATGAAGTTTATAAAATTTCGAGCTCTCTCTATAATTTTTATAATTTTAATTATATTATTTACAACATTATTATCTTCATCCATATTATCTTTTTTCCAAATATATTTCTTTGGTAGTGGTTTAGGAAATAGCATGTGTCCTACTTTAAAGCAAGGAGATTTAGTATTAATGATTCCATATCAAATTCTTAAAATATTCAATGTTAAACCTCATGTTAATGATATTATTGTTTATAAATCTCCCATGGATGGAAAATTAATTTGTCATAGAATTATTGAAATTAATAATGATAGAATAATTACTAAAGGAGATTTTAATCATGCTATCGATCCATATACTATTTATGAAGAAAATATTATAGCAATAGTGCCTCAATTTTTCAATATTCCTTTACATATTCCATTTTTAGGATTTGTTTTTTATGAATTAAATTCAAATTTATTTTTTAAAGCCCTTTCTCTTTTTATACTCATAACTTTAGAAATATTTTTAACATTCATTTTAATTAAAGAATATTAA